From Armatimonadota bacterium:
GATGCCGCACATGGACGGCTTCGAGGTCCTCAAACATCTCAAGTCCGACGAGAAGACCAAGGACATCCCGGTGGTCATGCTCACGGCCAAGGCCCAGGACGCCGACGTCTTCCGCGGGTGGGCCTCCGGCGTTGACTGCTACCTGACAAAGCCGTTCAACCCCATTGAACTGCTGACCTTCGTCAAGCGCATCTTCGAAAGCTACGACGAGACGGGAGGCGGCAAGGCTTACGAAGTGTGAACCGGCGCCGCAGACAGGTGATGTGATGTTAGGGCGGGGCCGCTTTCGGGTATAAGCTAAGGGGTGCGGCGCGAGCGCCCACGATCGCCGGGGGCAAAGTGCGGAGAGAGCGATGTGCAAGCATGGCGAGACATGGATGATCCTCGGCGGCGTCGCGCTGGCCGGAGGGCTGGTTGTCGCCCTGACATTCCTCCAGCAGCGCAAGGCCGATCCGCTGGCACAGGCCAACCGGCTGATCTCCCGCTGCAACCACAAGATTAGCGAGATCGAGGAATCCGTGGCCGGGCTGCAGACCCTGGTGCAGGCCGCCTGAGCGCGCTGCCGTCCGATTCCGCGTTCCCTCCTCCTGCTTGGTTCCCCGTACGGCAAGCGTAAGTCGTTGTCACGCTGGCTTGCGGCGACCGACGCCGTCGCGTTAGCGCGGGCGGTCCCCCGGCACGGCGGCTCACAGCCTACCCCTTCGCTGCAATCAGACTCGCCCGGGGAGGAAGCGCCTGGCGCTTGGCGAACCTCAAGCTGTCTGCAGCCGGCGGAAGACCAACGGATACGACCGCCGGCGGACAGCACGGGAGTCGGATCAGGCATGGCGCGACCGGGTGGAAGTCAACTCCCCGTTCGATCGCGACCCCGACATGGTGTCTGAATAGGGACCGTCACCCAGAGCGGGAGGCGCCGCGATGACAATTGACGCCGCGAGGAGATTGCCGGAAGCGCCCCAGCTTTTCGTGGACCTGGCGGGGGTCGAAAATGCGCACGCCTCCGGTCGCTGGAAGCGCATGCGCGGGGTG
This genomic window contains:
- a CDS encoding response regulator; translation: MPKQKKILAVDDERHIVRLVQVNLERAGFQVISAFDGKEALKKVESENPDLIVLDVMMPHMDGFEVLKHLKSDEKTKDIPVVMLTAKAQDADVFRGWASGVDCYLTKPFNPIELLTFVKRIFESYDETGGGKAYEV